The following are from one region of the Lepeophtheirus salmonis chromosome 8, UVic_Lsal_1.4, whole genome shotgun sequence genome:
- the LOC121123566 gene encoding piggyBac transposable element-derived protein 4-like, giving the protein MDEDSELLPHLPESNQAIYISKNGKIELAKTSARQPPLKSERYHQDETWPYEICSKSCSDILSSFELFLSDSIQKIILDMTNLEGGRVFGNEWSVIGKLELNAYFGILFLRVFIVPKDKSLWNSESGRPIFRPIVPCKNFKILSRVLRFDDRQTRNQRRQKDKLAPISEVWDKWVERLSYSYNPVPNVAVDERLVGLRGPCPFRQYIPSKPAKYRIKVWAACDAVSSYAWNMQIYTGKLSGDNP; this is encoded by the coding sequence ATGGACGAGGATTCAGAATTATTACCTCATCTACCTGAATCAAATCAAGCTATTTATATATCGAAGAATGGAAAAATAGAGTTGGCAAAAACATCTGCACGACAGCCTCCTCTAAAATCAGAACGATATCATCAAGATGAAACCTGGCCCTACGAGATTTGCAGTAAATCCTGTTCGGATATATTATCTTCGTTTGAGCTCTTCTTATCTgattctattcaaaaaataatattggataTGACCAATCTTGAAGGGGGACGCGTTTTCGGCAATGAGTGGTCGGTTATCGGCAAATTAGAACTAAATGCCTATTTTGGGATCCTTTTTTTGCGGGTGTTTATAGTTCCAAAGGACAAAAGCCTTTGGAACTCTGAATCAGGGAGACCAATATTTCGTCCGATTGTGCCTtgtaaaaacttcaaaattttgtCAAGAGTTCTTAGATTCGACGATCGTCAAACTAGAAACCAGAGACGCCAGAAAGACAAATTAGCTCCAATCTCTGAAGTATGGGATAAATGGGTAGAGAGGCTTTCGTACTCTTACAATCCTGTACCAAATGTAGCTGTAGACGAGCGTCTAGTTGGATTGAGAGGTCCTTGTCCTTTTCGACAATACATCCCTTCAAAACCTGCTAAGTATAGGATTAAAGTTTGGGCTGCATGTGATGCAGTGTCATCTTACGCATGGAATATGCAAATTTACACCGGAAAGTTAAGTGGAGACAATccttaa